Proteins encoded together in one Pseudomonas arsenicoxydans window:
- a CDS encoding type II toxin-antitoxin system HicA family toxin: MRSREMIRMIEEDGWYLVAVKGSHHQYKHPTKTGRVTVKHPDSDLPKGTINSILKQAGLK; this comes from the coding sequence ATGCGAAGTCGGGAAATGATCAGGATGATCGAGGAGGATGGTTGGTATCTGGTGGCGGTGAAAGGTAGCCACCACCAGTACAAGCATCCGACTAAAACTGGGAGGGTGACGGTAAAGCACCCTGACTCGGATCTTCCAAAAGGGACGATCAACAGCATATTGAAACAGGCGGGTCTGAAATGA
- the tauA gene encoding taurine ABC transporter substrate-binding protein gives MKLTSPLRLLAAASLAAASFFAQAADVTVAYQTTVDPAKVAQADGAYEKATNAKIDWRKFDNGADIIAAVASGDVQIGYLGSSPLTAAITRKVPVETFLIATQIGAAEALVARDGSGIKTPQDLIGKKIAVPFVSTGHYSLLAALKHWNIDPSKVTVLNLAPPAIIAAWKRGDIDATYVWDPALGVAKENGKVLITSGELAKFGAPTFDAWIVRKDFAEKHPEIVTAFAKVTLDAYADYRKDPKAWLANQSNVDKLVKLSGAKASDIPLLLQGNVYPLAADQVITLGAPTTKAITDTAAFLKEQGKVEAVLPDYAPYVSAKYITN, from the coding sequence ATGAAACTGACTTCCCCTCTTCGCCTCCTGGCGGCCGCATCGCTGGCTGCGGCGAGTTTCTTTGCCCAGGCGGCTGACGTCACCGTCGCCTACCAGACTACCGTTGACCCGGCAAAAGTTGCCCAGGCCGACGGCGCGTACGAGAAAGCCACCAACGCCAAGATCGACTGGCGCAAATTCGATAACGGTGCCGACATCATCGCGGCCGTTGCCTCCGGTGACGTGCAGATCGGTTACCTCGGTTCCAGCCCGCTGACGGCTGCGATCACGCGCAAAGTCCCGGTAGAAACGTTCCTCATCGCCACGCAGATCGGCGCCGCTGAAGCCCTGGTCGCCCGCGACGGATCCGGGATCAAAACGCCCCAAGACCTGATCGGCAAGAAAATCGCCGTGCCATTCGTGTCCACCGGTCACTACAGCCTGCTGGCTGCGCTGAAGCACTGGAACATCGACCCGTCGAAAGTCACCGTACTCAACCTTGCCCCGCCCGCCATCATTGCCGCGTGGAAACGCGGTGACATCGACGCCACTTACGTCTGGGACCCGGCGCTCGGCGTGGCCAAGGAAAACGGCAAAGTGCTGATCACCTCCGGCGAACTGGCCAAGTTTGGTGCTCCGACCTTCGATGCCTGGATCGTGCGTAAGGATTTCGCCGAGAAGCACCCGGAAATCGTCACCGCCTTCGCAAAAGTGACTTTGGATGCCTACGCCGATTACCGCAAAGACCCAAAAGCCTGGCTCGCCAATCAATCCAACGTCGACAAACTGGTGAAACTCTCCGGCGCCAAGGCCAGCGACATTCCGTTGCTGCTGCAAGGCAACGTCTATCCATTGGCGGCTGACCAGGTCATTACCCTCGGCGCACCGACCACCAAGGCCATCACCGACACCGCTGCGTTCCTGAAAGAACAAGGCAAAGTCGAGGCCGTGCTGCCGGACTACGCCCCGTACGTCAGCGCCAAGTACATCACCAACTGA
- the tauB gene encoding taurine ABC transporter ATP-binding subunit, which produces MALLQLERISAQYPGSPEPVLADISLSLGPQQLLVALGPSGSGKTSLLNLIAGFVEPSAGRITLDGVPVKGPSAERGVVFQDDALLPWQDVLANVGFGLELAGVSRDKRETRAREMLALVDLSGFENRRIWQLSGGQKQRVGLARALAADPRVLLMDEPFGALDAFTREQMQELLLQVWQRTAKPVFLITHDIEEAVFLATDLILLAPNPGQIVERLSLDFGQRYAAGESARAIKSDPRFIETREHVLAKVFSQRSAAQRQERA; this is translated from the coding sequence ATGGCTTTGCTACAGCTGGAGCGCATCAGCGCACAGTACCCCGGCAGTCCGGAACCGGTACTGGCGGATATTTCCCTGAGCCTTGGGCCCCAGCAATTGCTGGTAGCTCTCGGCCCGTCCGGCAGTGGCAAGACTTCGCTGTTGAACCTGATCGCCGGTTTCGTCGAGCCCAGTGCCGGGCGCATCACCCTTGACGGGGTGCCGGTCAAAGGCCCGAGCGCCGAGCGCGGCGTGGTGTTTCAGGACGACGCCCTGCTGCCGTGGCAGGACGTGTTGGCCAATGTGGGCTTCGGCCTGGAACTGGCCGGAGTGTCCAGGGACAAACGCGAAACCCGTGCTCGGGAAATGCTCGCGCTGGTGGACCTTTCCGGTTTCGAAAATCGCCGCATCTGGCAGCTCTCGGGCGGCCAGAAGCAACGTGTCGGCCTCGCTCGCGCGCTCGCCGCCGACCCTCGGGTCTTGCTCATGGACGAGCCCTTCGGCGCCCTCGACGCCTTCACCCGCGAACAAATGCAAGAGCTGCTGCTGCAAGTCTGGCAGCGCACCGCCAAACCGGTGTTCCTGATTACTCACGATATTGAAGAAGCGGTGTTCCTCGCCACGGACCTGATTCTGCTGGCACCGAACCCTGGGCAAATCGTCGAACGCCTGAGCCTGGATTTCGGTCAGCGTTACGCGGCGGGCGAGTCGGCACGGGCGATCAAATCCGACCCGCGCTTTATCGAAACCCGCGAACACGTGCTCGCCAAAGTGTTCTCCCAACGCAGCGCCGCCCAGCGGCAGGAGCGCGCATGA
- the gshA gene encoding glutamate--cysteine ligase, which yields MSELLNRRLALLGERANLSLLEQCLHGIERECLRVTDEGRLAQTPHPEELGSALTNEQITTDYSESLLEFITPALPDPADTLASLDKIHRFAYSKLGNEFLWSPSMPCPLPAEEDIPIAYYGTSNIGQLKYVYRKGLALRYGKTMQCIAGIHYNFSLPEKLWPLLKEAEGFVGTDRDYQSSAYIALIRNFRRYSWLLMYLFGASPALDAGFLRGRSHQLEQLDPDTLYLPYATSLRMSDLGYQSNAQAGLTPCYNDLASYTDSLRKAVATPYAPYVEVGTHKDGEWVQLNTNILQIENEYYSNIRPKRVTYTGERPIQALVARGIQYVEVRCLDINPFLPMGIDLPESRFLDAFLLYCALNDSPLLTNTSCSNATSNFLSVVKEGRRPGLQLQRDGQPVDMKEWATELLEKIAPLAALLDQSHGGDAHSNALDVQMEKVKDSSRTPSAQVLAAMAEHKESFAQFSLRQSRVHAEYFRSEPLSSEDQAKFEERARSSLAEQAELEQNEVGDFDVFVGSYQASILSISN from the coding sequence TTGAGCGAACTTCTCAACCGCCGCCTGGCTCTGCTCGGCGAGCGCGCTAACCTCTCTCTGCTCGAACAGTGTCTTCACGGCATCGAACGTGAATGCCTGCGCGTGACCGACGAAGGTCGCCTGGCGCAAACGCCGCACCCGGAAGAATTGGGTTCCGCGCTGACCAACGAACAAATCACCACCGACTATTCCGAGTCGCTGCTGGAGTTCATCACGCCCGCCCTGCCCGACCCGGCGGATACGCTGGCGAGCCTGGACAAGATTCACCGCTTCGCCTACAGCAAGCTTGGCAACGAGTTTCTGTGGAGTCCATCGATGCCGTGCCCGCTGCCGGCCGAGGAAGACATCCCGATCGCCTATTACGGCACGTCCAACATCGGTCAACTCAAGTACGTCTACCGCAAGGGCCTGGCCCTGCGCTACGGCAAGACCATGCAGTGCATCGCCGGGATCCACTACAACTTTTCCCTGCCGGAAAAGCTCTGGCCGTTGCTCAAGGAAGCCGAAGGCTTTGTCGGCACCGACCGTGACTATCAGTCCTCGGCCTATATCGCGCTGATCCGCAATTTCCGACGCTACAGCTGGCTGCTGATGTACCTGTTCGGTGCCTCACCTGCCCTGGACGCCGGTTTCCTGCGCGGTCGCTCGCACCAGTTGGAACAACTGGACCCGGACACCTTGTACCTGCCATACGCCACCAGCCTGCGCATGAGCGACCTGGGTTACCAGAGCAACGCCCAAGCCGGTCTGACGCCGTGCTACAACGATCTGGCCAGCTACACCGACAGCCTGCGCAAAGCGGTGGCCACGCCGTATGCGCCGTACGTTGAAGTCGGCACGCACAAGGACGGTGAGTGGGTTCAGCTCAACACCAACATCCTGCAGATCGAAAACGAGTACTACTCCAACATCCGCCCAAAACGTGTGACCTACACCGGCGAACGGCCGATTCAGGCGTTGGTGGCCCGGGGCATTCAGTACGTTGAAGTACGCTGCCTGGACATCAACCCGTTCCTGCCGATGGGCATCGACCTGCCGGAGTCGCGTTTCCTCGACGCGTTCCTGCTGTATTGCGCGCTGAACGACAGCCCGCTGCTGACCAACACCTCATGCAGTAACGCCACGTCGAACTTCCTCAGCGTGGTCAAGGAAGGTCGTCGTCCGGGTCTGCAACTGCAGCGCGACGGTCAACCGGTGGACATGAAGGAATGGGCCACCGAACTGCTGGAGAAGATTGCTCCGCTCGCCGCGCTGCTCGATCAGAGCCATGGCGGCGATGCGCACAGCAACGCGCTGGACGTGCAGATGGAGAAGGTCAAGGATTCGTCCCGCACACCTTCCGCTCAGGTGCTGGCGGCAATGGCCGAGCATAAGGAAAGCTTTGCTCAGTTCTCCCTGCGTCAGAGCCGGGTGCATGCGGAGTACTTCCGCAGTGAGCCGCTTTCAAGCGAAGACCAGGCAAAATTCGAAGAGCGGGCGCGTTCCTCGCTGGCTGAGCAAGCGGAGCTGGAGCAGAACGAAGTCGGCGATTTCGATGTGTTTGTCGGGTCGTATCAGGCGAGCATTCTGTCGATCAGCAACTAA
- a CDS encoding PaaI family thioesterase, translating to MDIPAGLTESAFFKLLGCRLHSLETGVAQVALGLEPQLRNRGGKLHGGALFSLVDIAMGLACSSTHGFDQQSATIECKINYIRAVSDGEVMCTARVIHPGRRTLVVEADVMQGDKLVAKAQGTFAVL from the coding sequence ATGGACATTCCTGCCGGGCTGACCGAAAGCGCGTTTTTCAAATTGCTTGGGTGTCGTCTGCACAGCCTGGAAACCGGGGTGGCGCAAGTCGCCCTGGGGCTGGAACCGCAACTGCGCAATCGCGGCGGCAAGCTGCATGGCGGGGCGCTGTTCAGTCTGGTGGACATTGCCATGGGGCTGGCCTGTTCCAGCACCCACGGCTTTGACCAGCAGAGCGCGACCATCGAGTGCAAGATCAACTACATTCGCGCCGTTTCAGACGGTGAAGTGATGTGCACGGCGCGGGTGATTCACCCGGGCCGGCGCACGCTGGTGGTCGAAGCCGACGTGATGCAGGGCGACAAACTCGTCGCAAAAGCACAAGGCACGTTCGCTGTCCTGTAG
- the tauD gene encoding taurine dioxygenase — MSNLTIVPLSTALGAQISGVDVSQPLNLEQRDAIEQALLKHQVLFFRDQPITPQQQARFAAYFGDLHIHPIYPNVPEQPEVLILDTAVTDVRDNAIWHTDVTFLPTPAMGAVLSAKLLPEFGGDTLWASGIAAYEALSAPMKRLLEGLTATHDFTRSFPLERYGNTPEALAQWEEARRKNPPLSHPVIRTHPVSGRRSLFVNEGFTSKINELSETESEAILKFLFAHTTRPEFTVRWRWQKDDIAFWDNRVTQHYAVDDYRPARRVMQRATVLGDAPFFR, encoded by the coding sequence ATGAGCAACCTGACCATCGTCCCCCTCAGCACGGCTCTCGGCGCGCAAATCAGTGGCGTCGACGTCAGCCAGCCACTGAACCTGGAGCAGCGCGACGCCATCGAGCAGGCGCTGCTCAAGCATCAAGTGCTGTTCTTCCGTGACCAGCCGATCACGCCACAGCAACAGGCGCGATTCGCAGCCTATTTCGGCGACCTGCACATTCACCCGATCTATCCCAACGTGCCGGAACAGCCTGAAGTGCTGATCCTCGACACCGCCGTCACCGATGTGCGCGACAACGCGATCTGGCACACCGACGTGACCTTCCTGCCCACCCCGGCCATGGGTGCAGTGCTCAGCGCCAAGCTGCTGCCGGAGTTTGGCGGCGACACGTTGTGGGCCAGCGGGATTGCCGCGTATGAAGCCTTGTCTGCGCCAATGAAGCGCTTGCTCGAAGGACTGACCGCGACACACGATTTCACCCGCTCGTTCCCGCTGGAGCGTTATGGCAATACACCTGAGGCCTTGGCCCAATGGGAAGAAGCACGCCGCAAGAATCCGCCGCTGTCGCATCCGGTGATTCGTACGCATCCGGTGAGCGGACGCCGGTCGTTGTTCGTCAACGAAGGCTTCACATCGAAGATCAACGAGCTGTCTGAGACCGAAAGCGAGGCGATTCTGAAGTTTTTGTTTGCCCACACCACACGGCCAGAATTCACCGTTCGCTGGCGCTGGCAGAAAGACGACATCGCGTTCTGGGATAACCGCGTGACACAGCATTACGCCGTGGATGATTACCGACCGGCACGGCGGGTGATGCAGCGGGCAACGGTGTTGGGGGATGCACCGTTTTTCCGGTGA
- the tauC gene encoding taurine ABC transporter permease TauC has product MSSYEIPAVTVKPGSTATPVRRSLSTRWISVLTLVALVTLWWAVTATGLIEPLFLPPPSAVLQKGWLLVTTGYMDSTLWQHLGASLSRIGLGLGFAVLTAVPVGIAIGHNRVARGILDPLIEFYRPIPPLAYLPLIVIWCGIGELSKVLLIYLAIFAPIAIATATGVRTVDPAKLRAAQSLGATRAQLIRHVILPSALPDILTGVRIGLGVGWSTLVAAELIAATSGLGFMVQSAAQFLVTDVVVLGILVIALIAFAMEMGLRALQRKLVPWHGQAH; this is encoded by the coding sequence ATGAGCAGCTATGAAATTCCGGCCGTGACGGTGAAACCGGGCTCGACGGCGACTCCGGTTCGTCGTAGTTTGAGCACGCGCTGGATCAGCGTATTGACGCTGGTCGCGCTTGTAACCCTGTGGTGGGCGGTGACCGCTACCGGCTTGATCGAACCGCTGTTTCTGCCGCCACCGTCCGCCGTGCTGCAAAAAGGCTGGCTGCTGGTGACCACCGGCTACATGGATTCGACCTTGTGGCAGCACTTGGGCGCGAGCCTCAGCCGCATCGGCCTGGGCCTGGGCTTTGCCGTGCTGACCGCCGTTCCGGTCGGCATCGCCATCGGCCACAACCGAGTCGCTCGCGGCATTCTCGATCCGCTGATCGAGTTCTATCGCCCGATTCCGCCATTGGCTTATCTGCCGCTGATCGTGATTTGGTGCGGCATTGGTGAGCTGTCAAAAGTCTTGCTGATCTACCTGGCGATCTTCGCGCCGATTGCCATCGCGACCGCGACTGGCGTACGCACGGTCGACCCGGCGAAATTGCGTGCGGCGCAGTCGCTGGGCGCGACTCGAGCGCAGCTGATTCGTCATGTGATCTTGCCGAGCGCCTTGCCGGACATTTTGACCGGCGTGCGGATTGGCTTGGGTGTGGGTTGGTCGACCTTGGTCGCCGCCGAGCTGATCGCAGCCACCAGCGGTTTGGGCTTCATGGTGCAGTCGGCCGCGCAGTTCCTGGTCACCGACGTAGTGGTGCTGGGGATTCTGGTCATCGCACTGATCGCCTTCGCCATGGAAATGGGCCTGCGCGCGCTGCAACGCAAACTGGTGCCGTGGCACGGCCAGGCTCACTGA
- a CDS encoding Tex family protein: MDSINSRIAEELGVRPQQVEAAVALLDEGSTVPFIARYRKEVTGSLDDIQLRHLEERLRYLRELDERRISILASIEEQGKLTPALERDIKLADTKTRLEDLYLPYKQKRRTKGQIALEAGLGELADGLFNDPTLTPDVEAARFVNAEKGVADVKAALEGAKYILMERFAEDAGLLDKLRSYLKQEATLSARVIAGKEEEGAKFRDYFEHDEPLKSMPSHRALAIFRGRNEGILSSALKVGDELPGTMHPCEGMIGQQFGIQNQNRAADKWLGEVVRWTWKVKLYTHLETDLLGELRDGAETEAINVFAHNLHDLLLSAPAGPRATLGLDPGLRTGCKVAVVDATGKLLDHATVYPHVPHNKWDQTIAILAALCAKHSVDLIAIGNGTASRETDKLAAELIKKYPAMKMTKVMVSEAGASVYSASELASKEFPDLDVSIRGAVSIARRLQDPLAELVKIDPKSIGVGQYQHDVSQLKLARGLDAVVEDCVNAVGVDVNTASVALLARISGLNATLAQNIVSHRDEHGAFKTRAALKKVARLGEKTFEQAAGFLRVMNGDNPLDSSAVHPEAYPLVQRIAAETDRDIRSLIGDAAFLKRLDPKKYTDETFGLPTVTDILQELEKPGRDPRPEFKTAEFQEGVEDLKDLELGMILEGVVTNVTNFGAFVDIGVHQDGLVHISALSEKFIKDPREAVKAGDVVKVKVMEVDIPRKRVGLSMRMSDTPGEKIDGARGARPGSAPRQSQNNAPRKETTAAAPANNAMASLFANAKQLKKR, from the coding sequence ATGGACAGCATCAACAGCCGCATCGCCGAGGAACTCGGTGTACGCCCACAACAGGTCGAAGCGGCCGTCGCGCTACTCGATGAAGGCTCTACCGTTCCCTTCATCGCCCGTTACCGGAAAGAAGTGACCGGCAGCCTCGATGACATCCAGTTGCGTCATCTGGAAGAGCGTCTGCGCTACCTGCGAGAACTCGACGAACGGCGCATCAGCATCCTCGCCAGCATCGAAGAGCAAGGCAAGCTGACCCCTGCACTTGAGCGCGACATCAAACTCGCCGACACCAAGACCCGCCTCGAAGACTTGTACCTGCCGTACAAGCAGAAGCGCCGCACCAAGGGCCAGATTGCCCTGGAAGCCGGCCTCGGCGAGCTGGCCGACGGCCTGTTCAACGACCCGACACTGACGCCGGACGTTGAAGCCGCACGCTTCGTCAACGCCGAAAAAGGCGTGGCTGACGTGAAGGCGGCCCTCGAAGGCGCCAAATACATCCTCATGGAGCGCTTCGCCGAAGACGCCGGCCTGCTGGACAAGCTGCGCAGCTACCTCAAGCAGGAAGCCACCCTCAGTGCCCGCGTGATTGCCGGCAAGGAAGAGGAAGGCGCCAAGTTCCGCGACTACTTCGAACATGACGAACCGCTGAAAAGCATGCCGTCGCACCGCGCCCTGGCGATTTTCCGTGGCCGCAACGAAGGCATTCTCAGCTCCGCGCTGAAAGTCGGCGACGAGCTGCCGGGCACCATGCATCCGTGCGAAGGCATGATCGGCCAGCAATTCGGCATCCAGAACCAGAACCGCGCCGCCGACAAATGGCTGGGCGAAGTGGTGCGCTGGACCTGGAAGGTCAAGCTCTATACCCACCTGGAAACCGATCTGCTGGGCGAGCTGCGCGATGGCGCGGAAACCGAAGCGATCAACGTGTTCGCCCACAACCTGCACGACTTGCTGCTGTCGGCTCCGGCCGGCCCGCGCGCCACGCTGGGCCTCGACCCGGGCCTGCGCACCGGTTGCAAAGTCGCCGTGGTCGATGCCACCGGCAAGCTGCTGGATCACGCCACGGTTTACCCGCACGTGCCGCACAATAAGTGGGACCAGACCATCGCGATTCTGGCTGCCCTGTGCGCCAAGCACTCGGTCGACCTGATCGCCATCGGCAACGGCACCGCCAGCCGCGAAACTGACAAGCTGGCCGCAGAGCTGATCAAAAAATACCCAGCGATGAAAATGACCAAGGTCATGGTCTCCGAGGCCGGCGCATCGGTTTACTCGGCGTCGGAACTGGCCTCCAAGGAATTCCCGGACCTCGACGTGTCGATCCGTGGCGCGGTGTCGATTGCCCGTCGCCTGCAGGATCCTCTGGCGGAACTGGTGAAGATCGATCCGAAATCCATCGGCGTCGGCCAGTATCAGCACGACGTGTCGCAGCTGAAACTGGCACGTGGCCTGGACGCTGTGGTCGAGGACTGCGTAAACGCCGTGGGCGTCGACGTGAACACCGCTTCGGTCGCGCTGCTGGCCCGCATCTCCGGCCTCAACGCGACCCTGGCGCAGAACATCGTTAGCCATCGCGACGAGCACGGCGCGTTCAAAACCCGTGCAGCGCTGAAGAAAGTTGCGCGTCTGGGCGAGAAAACCTTCGAACAGGCTGCCGGTTTCCTGCGCGTGATGAACGGCGACAACCCGCTCGACTCGTCCGCGGTTCACCCGGAAGCCTATCCGCTGGTGCAACGCATCGCCGCTGAAACCGACCGCGACATTCGCTCGCTGATCGGCGATGCCGCGTTCCTCAAGCGCCTTGATCCGAAGAAGTACACCGACGAGACGTTCGGCCTGCCAACGGTCACCGACATTCTGCAAGAACTGGAAAAACCGGGCCGCGACCCACGTCCCGAGTTCAAGACCGCCGAGTTCCAGGAAGGCGTCGAAGACCTCAAGGACTTGGAACTGGGGATGATCCTCGAAGGTGTCGTGACCAACGTGACCAACTTCGGTGCGTTCGTCGATATCGGCGTGCATCAGGACGGTTTGGTGCACATCTCTGCGCTTTCGGAGAAGTTCATCAAGGATCCGCGTGAAGCGGTGAAGGCTGGTGACGTGGTGAAAGTGAAAGTCATGGAAGTCGATATCCCGCGCAAACGCGTGGGCCTGTCGATGCGCATGAGCGACACGCCGGGCGAGAAAATCGACGGTGCCCGCGGCGCACGTCCGGGTTCGGCGCCACGCCAATCCCAGAACAACGCGCCACGCAAAGAAACCACGGCAGCGGCTCCGGCCAACAACGCCATGGCTTCGCTGTTCGCCAACGCCAAGCAATTGAAGAAACGTTGA
- a CDS encoding type II toxin-antitoxin system HicB family antitoxin, with the protein MRPDIGNESLEEAISQEGLTEMKFPVVLHKDADSEYGVIIPDVPGCFSAGVTVAQAFENVKEALALHYEGLVADGDPLPQVREIDAHLDNPDYAGGVWGVVEFDITPYFGKSVRFNATLPEQLLERIDQTVRRDQRYSSRSGFLAAAALRELSA; encoded by the coding sequence ATGAGGCCCGACATCGGAAACGAGAGCCTCGAAGAGGCCATATCACAGGAAGGGCTCACCGAAATGAAATTCCCGGTCGTTCTGCACAAGGATGCCGACTCAGAATATGGAGTGATTATCCCGGACGTGCCGGGATGCTTCTCTGCGGGCGTTACTGTGGCTCAGGCATTTGAAAACGTAAAAGAAGCGTTGGCTTTGCATTACGAAGGCCTGGTCGCCGATGGTGATCCACTGCCCCAAGTGCGAGAGATAGATGCTCATCTAGACAATCCTGATTACGCCGGAGGTGTATGGGGTGTGGTCGAGTTTGATATCACGCCTTATTTCGGCAAGTCAGTGCGCTTCAATGCCACGCTTCCTGAGCAGTTGCTCGAGCGTATAGACCAGACGGTCAGACGAGATCAGCGATACAGTTCAAGGTCCGGCTTTTTAGCGGCTGCCGCGTTGCGTGAGTTGTCAGCGTAA
- the mgrA gene encoding L-glyceraldehyde 3-phosphate reductase, which translates to MTYTAAENRYDSIPYRRVGRSGLVLPALSLGLWHNFGDSTPIDTQRSLLRTAFDLGINHFDLANNYGPPYGSAEINFGRLLREDFKQYRDELIISSKAGWDMWPGPYGQGGGSRKYVLASLDQSLQRLGLDYVDIFYSHRFDPDTPLEETASALATAVQQGKALYIGISSYSGVKTREMAALLKEWKVPLLIHQPAYNLLNRWVEKDLLEVTDELGAGVIAFTPLAQGLLTDKYLNGIPKDARVNRPGGGSLQESHLSEANIAHVRGLNEIAKRRGQSLAQLALAWTLRDPRVTSALIGASRPEQIIENVGALKNLSFSAEELAEIDRYAQEGGINLWEKPSTAE; encoded by the coding sequence ATGACTTATACCGCTGCCGAAAACCGCTATGACTCCATCCCATACCGCCGCGTAGGCCGCAGCGGTCTGGTGCTGCCGGCGCTGTCGCTGGGCTTGTGGCACAACTTCGGCGACAGCACGCCGATCGACACTCAGCGCTCGCTGTTGCGCACAGCGTTCGATCTGGGCATCAACCATTTCGACCTGGCCAACAACTACGGTCCTCCGTACGGCAGCGCCGAGATCAATTTTGGTCGTTTGCTGCGTGAGGATTTCAAGCAGTACCGCGATGAGTTGATCATCTCCAGCAAGGCTGGTTGGGACATGTGGCCCGGTCCTTACGGGCAGGGCGGTGGTTCCCGCAAATACGTACTGGCCAGCCTCGATCAGAGCCTGCAACGCCTGGGCCTGGACTACGTGGATATTTTCTATTCGCACCGTTTCGACCCGGACACCCCGCTGGAAGAAACCGCCAGCGCACTGGCAACTGCGGTGCAGCAGGGCAAAGCGCTGTACATCGGTATCTCGTCGTATTCCGGGGTGAAAACCCGTGAGATGGCCGCGTTGTTGAAAGAGTGGAAAGTGCCGTTGCTGATTCACCAACCGGCGTACAACCTGCTCAATCGCTGGGTTGAAAAGGATCTGCTGGAGGTCACCGACGAACTGGGCGCTGGTGTGATTGCTTTCACGCCATTGGCGCAGGGGCTGTTGACCGACAAATACCTCAACGGCATTCCGAAGGATGCACGGGTCAATCGTCCGGGCGGTGGTTCGTTGCAGGAATCTCATCTGTCCGAAGCCAACATCGCTCATGTGCGCGGGCTCAATGAAATCGCCAAGCGTCGCGGCCAGAGCCTGGCGCAACTGGCGTTGGCGTGGACCCTGCGCGATCCGCGCGTGACCTCGGCGCTGATCGGCGCAAGCCGGCCGGAGCAGATTATCGAGAACGTCGGGGCGTTGAAGAATTTGAGCTTCAGCGCAGAGGAACTGGCGGAGATTGACCGGTATGCCCAAGAGGGCGGGATCAACCTTTGGGAGAAGCCTTCGACGGCAGAGTAA
- a CDS encoding LysR family transcriptional regulator: protein MDQVKAMKVFVRIYERSSFTLAADDLNLPRATLTHTLNQFEAWLGTRLLERSTRKVRPTLDGEAYYLRCVQLLAELEEAELAFRGCAPKGRLRVDLHGTLARHFVIPALPQFMARYPDIELSISESDRFVDLIAEGVDCVLRAGTLSDSALIGKRIANLRQITCASPAYLRKYGEPKHLDDLKHHRAVNYVSRTTAKQFPFEFMVDGQLKEVGIDGALSVFGAEIYAASAIAGLGLIQCPHYRMEAQIAQGLVQEILTDTPPPTMPVSVLYPHNRHMSPRVRVFVDWLGEVFAGAS, encoded by the coding sequence ATGGATCAAGTCAAAGCGATGAAGGTTTTTGTGCGGATCTATGAGCGCAGCAGCTTCACCCTGGCGGCCGATGACCTGAACCTGCCACGGGCGACCCTGACCCACACGCTGAATCAATTCGAGGCCTGGCTCGGCACGCGGTTGCTGGAGCGTAGTACGCGCAAGGTGCGCCCGACGCTGGATGGCGAGGCGTACTACCTGCGTTGCGTGCAGTTGCTGGCGGAGCTGGAAGAAGCCGAGTTGGCGTTTCGTGGCTGCGCCCCCAAAGGCCGGTTGCGTGTCGACCTGCACGGCACGCTGGCCAGGCATTTCGTGATTCCCGCATTACCGCAGTTCATGGCGCGTTACCCGGACATCGAACTGTCCATCAGTGAGAGCGACCGTTTCGTCGACCTGATCGCTGAAGGCGTGGACTGTGTGTTGCGCGCCGGCACGCTGAGTGATTCGGCGCTGATCGGAAAACGCATCGCCAACCTGCGCCAAATCACCTGCGCCAGCCCCGCTTACCTGCGCAAATACGGCGAACCCAAACACCTCGACGACCTGAAGCATCACCGCGCCGTGAACTACGTCTCGCGCACCACCGCCAAGCAGTTTCCGTTTGAATTCATGGTCGACGGCCAGCTGAAAGAAGTCGGCATCGACGGTGCGCTTTCAGTGTTCGGCGCAGAAATTTACGCCGCATCGGCGATCGCCGGGCTCGGCTTGATCCAGTGCCCGCATTACCGAATGGAGGCGCAGATTGCCCAAGGGCTGGTGCAGGAAATCCTCACCGATACACCACCCCCGACGATGCCGGTTTCAGTGCTGTACCCCCACAACCGACACATGTCGCCACGGGTTCGGGTGTTTGTGGATTGGTTGGGGGAGGTGTTTGCGGGGGCCAGCTAG